The following nucleotide sequence is from Anas acuta chromosome 11, bAnaAcu1.1, whole genome shotgun sequence.
GCAAAGGTGGGAGCTCCCGGCGGTGGCTCGGGGGGCGCGATGGAGGGGGGGGCGCCCCGCGGCCGGAGCCCTGCACCCCGCGGAGGTGCCGCCCGCCCTGCGCGCCCCCCGTGGGTGCgggggctcccggccccgcacGGACTCACCTCCATCGCCGCAGGATCACCGAGAGAGAGCAGCCAAGTAATccaagcagagcaggggggGAAAGGGCGAGGCAAAAGTAAAATCCTGGCTCGCAGGAGCCGGGCGGTATCCTCCCTCCCAGGCAGcggacggcggcggcggctgccggGGGAGCGCGGGGACCGCGGAGCtggcggggggcggcggagcGGCCGGGCTGTCCGGCGCAGGCTGAGCGTGTCCGACTGCGGAGCGGGGCACCAGTGCAGCCTTCTTTCCAAGGTCCATCAGCAATCGCAGTAATTAGGGCTTTCCACCAccagaagaaggaggaaaaaaaaaataaaagcaaaaaaaaaaaaaaaaaaagccaacccaACACACGCACACAGCGCCCGTGGGCGTGATTGCGcggaagcaaataaaaaatcttcacaaGCAGCAGCGAAAGCGCCGCGGGCGACAATCcgtcccaccagcccaggtgGTGCCGCCGCGGGGCTCCCCGAGCTCCCACCCGGCCCCCGGCGGCGCGCACCCTGCGTGGCCCCGCGCGGACCGGGCGAGGGGGGACGAGCGGAGCCGAGCGGGCGcagggctccccccccccccccggctggcCCCCTTCGCTTTGCTTAAGAGCTGGGAGCTGCGGAGCTGGGCGTCCGCGGCTGCAGAGCCATCCTCGGGCTGGCTCCCTCCATTTTAcgcacagaaggaaaaggaaaaaagaaaaagtcaaaaaaaaaaaaaaaagagctcaacTTAAAAAAAGTTTCTGCACAACcaaggaagggggagggggaccCTTGTGCACGCGTGTGTCTGTCTTAGGGGGCAACTGATCCTGCAAGGCGAGTAGGGGCCGGGGGAGGGGAGAAGTCCGGGACTTCAGGAGCTGCGGCTCCCCCAATCCATCGCGGGCAGAAGCCCCCAGTACCGGGCAGAGAGCGACGCGGGGCAGCGAGGGTGGCCCGTCCTCCTCGGCTCTGCTCCCCGCCCGCTGCAGCCGGGCCGACTCCCCCCGGGCCTCTCTTCTCCACCCCGCTgcttaaaactgttaaaaaaaaaaaaaaaaaaaaaaagttggagagCCAACGGCAGCCGAAAAACTTCCAGCGGAGCGCATGCGCTCGGAGGCGACCTATTGCAGCCAGGGCTGGATTTTAAAGCTGTATGGCAGCGAGTGGGATCCCACTGCAGGCctggggcgggcggggggcgacGGGGCTGCTGCGACCGCTTCGAGGCTCGGGGGGggtgcccccggccccgccagGTCCTGCTGGTCACCGTCCGGCCTCTCCGCGGCAGCGGTACCCCCTGCGGCCGCCCCGCCGCTTATCCGGGAGGGGGGCCGCACgcacacacccacacacacgCACTCCCCAACACGCACACACCCCAGGACGGAGATGTGCCTGATGGCCACCGCGGAGGCTCCCCCCGCCGCGCAATGTGCAGCGCACATGGCCGAGCCGGAGGGGGCTGCACCGGCATTCCTGGCGAGCGGCTCGCCTGACAAGCCTTGTTTATCGCCTGCTCCGAGACACGAGAGGCGGGTGCCGTTCCCCAAACGCTGGGGGACGGAGCGGGCTCGACAGCTTGGGTTCCTCCTTCTTCAGcgtttctgtttgtttatttgtttccgCCGTAAATTTGGCAGGTTGTTGACAAAGCTGTTTGGGTTAAATCACGTAAGCCCCAATGCGCGCTCCGGCCGAGGAAGGGCTTCGCGGCCCCTTTGTATTTCAGAGTGCTTTCACCGCTCTGCGGTCCCCGGCCAGGGGTTTTTTATGGCACCTTTCCCATCACCCCGCACCCCGTATCCAGCTCTGCGCTGGTCCCTTGTCGGGGGACTgcgggggaaggggaggaggggggcgcGTTATCAAAGCGGCGCTGGGAAACCCAAACGGGCTGCGAAAGCAGCTCCGTTATCAATAAACGCGTTCCCTTCTTCAAAGCTATCCCGGCGCAAAATAAAGTCCCTTCTGGAGCCCAGCGGGGAAGGCACATCCCAGCCGGTCCTCCCCCGACGCTGCGCTGCCCTCCAGGTAAGCTGCCGCTCCGGGCGCCGCTGTGCGCCCTCCCCGCGGCCACCAGCCGGGGACACCCCTCCTCGCCGAGCCCCCGATCCCTACTGGCCACCCCCCTCATCCCCGCCGCCTTGCCTGGGGCGCCGAGCCCCGACGGCGCCCCCCGGGAAGCGCCTTGCCGGAGGGGACCCCCGGGAGGGTGTCGGGGGGCTTCCCCGGGATGGGATCGAGTGCCCCCGGGGGTTGCTCGGGCCGCGGGCGCGCAGGCACGGAGCGGGACGGGGGGCGAGGTGTCCCCCCGGCACCTGCCCGCCGCCACCGGGCCCGCGGCCGCCGTCGGAGCGCTGCCGGCGGCTGTCTTCGATCCCTGCTCCCGGAACTGCCTCCCCTTTAGGAGGCTTCGCGGCCCGGGCTGAGGTCCTCTGCGGCCGCCGAGGAATTTATAAATGAGGTGTAGCACCAGCTCCCCGGGCCGGGAGGTGTGTGctggggtgttggggggggggtggatgttttaggaaagaaaaggggtTGCGCGCTCCTTTTAGGAAGACCAACCTTAGTTTTGTGCctagtaaataatattttattgccTCTGGTTTACTGTGGCATTTCAATTATCCCCTTCAGGAGTCTGCAAACTGTGCGGGTTAAAGGTCATTTCTCAAATCACTAGAATTAGTAAAGAATAGtagaaaactgtaaaaagaGGAGGAGCCGCGCCGTAAAACAAGCAAGATCGCCTGAAATAAACTAATAAAGAGCCCCGAGCTGTTTGCCTCTCGCATCTGCCCTCCTGAGCGCTGTTTCCCACCATGCCTCGGCGCAGTGCCGTCGGGCAGGGCTgcaaaaaaattttaaaaaataaaaaagacaaagccCGCACCGGCTCCACACCCTAGCAGGGTTCCCCAAGTCGTTGctctcaaaaagaaaagcaaagagggaATTTATAAATCACGGATGAATTTTTAAGCCATGGAGCATGGAAGTGGAAATAAAGGGCAGAAATCCAAACATCCTGCAAGGCtttaagaattttaatttctccttgCTATTTAAAACAGCTGGGTGAAGCTAGAGGGGGCAGAGGGAGAAGTATTGACAATGTTACAGGAGTTCGTGCTGCCATAGCCTTTGTTTTGCAGGTTTGCTGGTACTGGAGCTTTTAGGTTAACTGGACAGTGTTCTGGTATGCTTTACTGCTAACATCCAAGAGTTttcatgaagaaagaagaaaaaaaaaaaaaaaaagtaatgtagTAGGAAGTGCAGTGATACCACTAAAGGTCCAAATAGCAGAACCCCGAAAGAATAACATTGCAGGCTTTTAGGGATGAAGGTCTGCTCTGGCGCTGGTAGCTCAGCAATTCTCTATAAGACAGAAGATTATTCCTGGCATTTCAGATATGTTTCTGCCATTCTTTTCTGCAGAGTAATGCATTTTAACAAAGGACTAGTCACATTGGAATATTGTATGCATGTGTTCATTTTAAtgttcagtgctgctgtgtgatTTATATCTTTACATCTGACTGGATACTCGCCATTGGCCAAGGTGTAAAGGCACATTTTTCGATCACAAAGAACCCATTTGGGTAGCAGAGCTTTCTAGGGAAGAAGGTAAATTGCTGTATGTCTTTTTTGTTCATCATAGCATTTGAATCTATAATAATAGGAATTATTACATGTGTCACACTGAAACCTTGTGAAGGCATAACCCATCTGTGGCTGCTTCAGTGTTACTATGTATAGTCCATCCCTGTATATGTTTTTGGGGGTGAGAGCCATGCATAGCACCGTAATGACCATTTGGCAAAGCAAACATGTCATGTTGCTTTGAACACGTAACCTGCACCCTGTCCACCAGCACACCTGCCCAAGGGatgtcttttgtattttaagctTCAAGGGACTTATATGTAACTGTCTTGAAACCATATGCATTTTCCTAAGgctacatgtattttctttcctaaaacaTGCTATTGCTTTTCTGTACAGACCACCCTGTCATCCAAAAGAGGGCTAAACTACAAAAGAAATGCCAAAGATGATTTTATGCCAAATCTTGCAATAATTATTATGTTCCTATATCCTCGGCCACTAGAATCAAGAAATAGCATGAGAAAC
It contains:
- the LOC137862341 gene encoding uncharacterized protein: MRSEATYCSQGWILKLYGSEWDPTAGLGRAGGDGAAATASRLGGGAPGPARSCWSPSGLSAAAVPPAAAPPLIREGGRTHTPTHTHSPTRTHPRTEMCLMATAEAPPAAQCAAHMAEPEGAAPAFLASGSPDKPCLSPAPRHERRVPFPKRWGTERARQLGFLLLQRFCLFICFRRKFGRLLTKLFGLNHVSPNARSGRGRASRPLCISECFHRSAVPGQGFFMAPFPSPRTPYPALRWSLVGGLRGKGRRGARYQSGAGKPKRAAKAAPLSINAFPSSKLSRRKIKSLLEPSGEGTSQPVLPRRCAALQSYHRCLPPCHAKSSAHPGEDGKAAEESQDSFKKMFSKTAYGTFHEVI